The sequence CACACAAATAGGCACATCCTGTCGATATACTTTTGTACCCTCTTTTGAATTTTCAATAAAATCTTCTACAAGCAGTTTGATGAGTCCTGCCACAAAACGGTGTCTGTAGAGTTTTTCATCTCTTTTCACACCCTCGTTTTGCACCATTGCATCCACTCTTAAACAAAGCGTATCTTTTAAGAGATCCTCAAAAGTAATCAATCCGTATTTGATACCGTCATCTATGTCATGCGATGTATAGGCGATCTCATCTGCATGATCCACTACCATCGCTTCGAGTGAAGGATGTTTATCAAGGTTAAAATGAGGATCCAGTCCCTCCAAAAAAGGTTTTTTATAGGGATACGAATGTTTAAGTACCCCTTCTAGCGTAGCAAATGTAAGATTGAGCCCGTCAAACTCTTTATAACGTTTTTCCAGTTTGGTCAAAACCCTGAAGGATTGAAAATTGTGTTCAAATCCCAATGCTCTGCCATCTGCTTTGAGAAGTTTATCCAACTCGTCTCCGCCCACATGCCCGAACGGTGTATGTCCCAGGTCATGTGAAAGTGCGATCACTTCTGCAAGGGTCTCATTGAGTTCCAGCATGCGTGAAAGTGTTCTGGCGATCTGACTGACTTCGAGTGAATGGGTGAGGCGTGTACGAAAGTAGTCACCCTCATGGTTTAGAAAAACCTGTGTTTTGTACTCCAAACGTCTGAAAGAGCTGCAGTGGACCACTCTGTCCCTGTCCCTTGCATAGGGGTCTCTAAAATCTTTTTCAAAACTAAAAAATCGTTCATCAGGTCTCACGTCTTAATCCTTATATAGCTCTAAATTTATAGTGATATAATTGTATCTAAATATATGAGGGAGTGTGCCCATGGAAACAATGGAAATGTATCACATAGCGTATGACAAACCTAAAGTTACACTTTTACAACAATCTGGCCTCGGTGTTGCAGAGATCGCAGCAAGAACATGTTATGACAGTTTTGAAAACTCTGAAAACGAATGTGTGAAGCATGCAATGTTAGATCTGGATACCGATGCCATCAATAACATCGATGATTCAGATCTTCTTTCTAGTCTTGCATGGGTACATCACCATCACTCCATCATAGAACATGCAACTTTGAGTTATTTGATACAAGGCACTTCCAGAGGTGTGCTTCAGGAGCATGCAAGACACAGACTCCAAGCCATTTCTGTAAGAAGTACACGCTACACGATGTCAAGCGTTATCAATGCGTTTGTCGCCTCACTTGAGGCGGAAGACGGTCTTACCTTCTTCTTTGAAACACTTCTTGCCTTAAACCTCTTTGTAATTACAGACAGAGAGTATTTGCACATCGAGATCAAAGCCATCTATGACAAATTACATTTTCAATATCAAAGGGACACTGATTTCATACATACTGCCGTAGCAAAATCTTCTATTCCTTTCATCGAAGAAAACAAAGGCCATGCTGCTGCGCTTTTTAAAGCCTTGGAAAACGGAAAGAAAAAAAGAAATGTGGGAGATGGATTTAAACACATCGTCACAGATAACTGGAAAGTGGATATGGTCGTTACCTTCAATATCAGAAGTCTTAAAAACTATTTTGACCTCAGGGATTCCGGTGCGGCATGGTTCCAGATACAATGGCTGGCAGAGGAAATGAAAGCAGTCACCCCTGTAAAATATCTGAAACTCATAGATAAAAACTATAAAGATAAATAATAGCATAAAGGTCGGTTTTTTAGATTTTAGAAATATATTTAAGAAATTAATTGACATTTAATATTACATATTAATATAATATATTCTAATGATAATTTCAAATATACAAGGAGTGTAAAATGAAAAAATTTAATCTTTCATTAGTAGCGTTTTTGGCAATGAGTACACTCGCAACGGCGGGTGGGGATATCGCACCGGTTGAACCTGTGGTAGAAACTCCGGTAGTGGCAGAACCTACAGGCTCATTATATGCAGGTTTGGGTTATTCCTATATGAACTTGGATCCTGATAACAGTACGGAGGCAGACGGTGATGCAGTTCTTTTACTGGCAGGATACAACTTTAACCAATATATTGGTGTAGAGGGTAGATATACCGGACTTACAGATTGTCTTGAAAACAGTGCCATCTATCTTAAACCTATGTATCCAATGGGTGGAATTACACTTTACGGATTGCTCGGGTACGGACAGGTAGATTATGACCATGGTGTGAGTTTATCCGAATCCGGTTTTCAATGGGGTCTGGGTGCCAGCTATGAAGTGGTTGAGAATATAGATGTTTTTGTAGATTATACAAACCTCTATGATGACACGGGATTCGATGGCGAATTACCAAACCAAGATGTTCTAGCTGATTCTATCAGTATAGGATTTACCTATACATTCTGAAACGGGGTTAAGCCTTCACGGCTTAGCCTTATAAAAACGCTCACTCATTTACCCTTTCCTGCTACAATTGAACTTAGACTAAATTTCACTATAATACGTTTTCATAATATTTTGATACTTTAAAATTTGGAGCACTTTTTTGCGTTTTTTTACACTACTGATATTTTTACTATTTACACTCAATCCTCTTTATGGAGAGATACTTTCCATGGAGAGCATCGCTGCACATCTTCAAAAAGGGGTCCAAACACGTATCACTGGTCAAAATAAACCTATCATTCAAGATATATATAGCAAAACCGGTGATAAGCCTTTATGGATCGGTAATAAAAACAGGACAAAAACAAGCCTTCTGATACAAGCACTCAATGACCCACTTTTTAACTATAAAAATAAATCATTTGATCAAAGATCTATCAAACATCTCTTTTATCAGCTTGACAATGGAGAGATCAGCCAGGAAAAACAGGCCTCTGCCTATGCAAAACTTGACCTTGTACTTACCAGCTCATTCGTGCGTTTAGTACGATTTATCGTTCAGGGTGATGTAGACTGGAACCTCGTACAGGAGAAACTGAACAGCCTTGAACAAAGTGATGATATTACAGCCAGATGGGAAATGGAACCTAAAGCATTTCCGGATCTTGACGCATTGATCTCTGCTATAGAAAACGGTACTATCTATGAGTATCTGACCTCTCTTCTTCCTATGGAGAAACGCTATAGAAATCTTGTAAAACTTCTTCATGATTATCGTATGATGGATAAATTTCCAAAGATAAAATACAGTAATGAAACGTTGAAACTGGGTGATCGTTCCAGTCGTGTTGAAGAGATAAAAAAACGACTTCAGATCACTGGAGATTACCCTAAAAATGCGCCTATTGACCGTAAGTTTGATGAAACGCTTAAAAGAGCTGTCATCACTTACCAAAAACGTTACCTGATCAAAGTAACCGGTATGGTAGACAAAACAACGACCTACTATCTCAACCTACCAGCAAAAAGTAATATACAGGCCATCATCACCAATCTGGATAAAACAAAACTCTATCCAAAACAGTTTGAAGATGAGTATATTGAAGTCAATATCCCTGATTTTAATCTCCGGTATTATAGAGACCATGAGATGGTCATGAAAAAAGGTATCGTAGTAGGACGCATCGACAGACCAACCCCACTTTTCTCCAGTACGATACGCTATATGGTACTCAATCCGACCTGGACCATTACCGATAACCTGGTAAAACGCGATCTGATACCTGTACTCAAAGAAAACCCTATGTATTTGGAAGAGAACAATATTCATGCATTTCAAGGCAAAAAAGAGGTAGAGGTCACTTACGAGATGCTCGCCCCTTATGAAAAAAGCGAAGAGCGTGTACCTTACCGCTTTGTACAGTTCCCGGGAGATAATAATGCCTTAGGAAGGGTGAAGTTCATGTTCCCTAACAAATATGATGTATATCTGCATGATACGGATAATAAATCACTGCTCTCACGACGATATAAGATCTATAGTTCCGGCTGTATGCGTGTAGAAAAACCTTTTGATCTTATGAATAGGCTGCTTGAACATACATGGAAACGTTATTCACAAGAGAAAATAGATGAGATACTTGCAAGCAATGAGCCTACAACTATCTATCTAAAAAGGCAAATCCCTGTACATATCCTCTACTTTACTGTTTATGAAGAGGATGGTTTGGCGTATTTTAAAAATGATATCTATCTCTATGATAAGATCATTGAAGAGTCTGTGGTAGGAAATAAAAAGCCCACATTTACCATACCCCAAAAACGTATGATCTCTGTAAAGAAAAACGCACAACCGCTTTCTAACTAGATTTCTTTCGCAGTTTTACCCTTTGCAGATGCGTCAGTGCAATAGCCATAGCATCTGTGATATCCAAAGGTTTGATCTCCTTTTTAATGCCAAAGAGCCTTTTAACCATAAAAGCCACTTGTTCTTTATCTGCTTTCCCGTTTCCTGTAACCGCTTTTTTTACCTGTAATGGCGTATATTCATAGAAATAA is a genomic window of Sulfurovum sp. XGS-02 containing:
- a CDS encoding deoxyguanosinetriphosphate triphosphohydrolase, translated to MRPDERFFSFEKDFRDPYARDRDRVVHCSSFRRLEYKTQVFLNHEGDYFRTRLTHSLEVSQIARTLSRMLELNETLAEVIALSHDLGHTPFGHVGGDELDKLLKADGRALGFEHNFQSFRVLTKLEKRYKEFDGLNLTFATLEGVLKHSYPYKKPFLEGLDPHFNLDKHPSLEAMVVDHADEIAYTSHDIDDGIKYGLITFEDLLKDTLCLRVDAMVQNEGVKRDEKLYRHRFVAGLIKLLVEDFIENSKEGTKVYRQDVPICVTIDAQEKLPVGFSKETGTQLKKLKKLLHQKLYRHQKIVRKMHAGKQCIQGLYKAFTEDTDLLPPYQKELFDVRTKERVIADYIAAMTDRYAMKTYHELYGFSL
- a CDS encoding FAD-dependent thymidylate synthase, translated to METMEMYHIAYDKPKVTLLQQSGLGVAEIAARTCYDSFENSENECVKHAMLDLDTDAINNIDDSDLLSSLAWVHHHHSIIEHATLSYLIQGTSRGVLQEHARHRLQAISVRSTRYTMSSVINAFVASLEAEDGLTFFFETLLALNLFVITDREYLHIEIKAIYDKLHFQYQRDTDFIHTAVAKSSIPFIEENKGHAAALFKALENGKKKRNVGDGFKHIVTDNWKVDMVVTFNIRSLKNYFDLRDSGAAWFQIQWLAEEMKAVTPVKYLKLIDKNYKDK
- a CDS encoding porin family protein, with translation MKKFNLSLVAFLAMSTLATAGGDIAPVEPVVETPVVAEPTGSLYAGLGYSYMNLDPDNSTEADGDAVLLLAGYNFNQYIGVEGRYTGLTDCLENSAIYLKPMYPMGGITLYGLLGYGQVDYDHGVSLSESGFQWGLGASYEVVENIDVFVDYTNLYDDTGFDGELPNQDVLADSISIGFTYTF
- a CDS encoding murein L,D-transpeptidase yields the protein MRFFTLLIFLLFTLNPLYGEILSMESIAAHLQKGVQTRITGQNKPIIQDIYSKTGDKPLWIGNKNRTKTSLLIQALNDPLFNYKNKSFDQRSIKHLFYQLDNGEISQEKQASAYAKLDLVLTSSFVRLVRFIVQGDVDWNLVQEKLNSLEQSDDITARWEMEPKAFPDLDALISAIENGTIYEYLTSLLPMEKRYRNLVKLLHDYRMMDKFPKIKYSNETLKLGDRSSRVEEIKKRLQITGDYPKNAPIDRKFDETLKRAVITYQKRYLIKVTGMVDKTTTYYLNLPAKSNIQAIITNLDKTKLYPKQFEDEYIEVNIPDFNLRYYRDHEMVMKKGIVVGRIDRPTPLFSSTIRYMVLNPTWTITDNLVKRDLIPVLKENPMYLEENNIHAFQGKKEVEVTYEMLAPYEKSEERVPYRFVQFPGDNNALGRVKFMFPNKYDVYLHDTDNKSLLSRRYKIYSSGCMRVEKPFDLMNRLLEHTWKRYSQEKIDEILASNEPTTIYLKRQIPVHILYFTVYEEDGLAYFKNDIYLYDKIIEESVVGNKKPTFTIPQKRMISVKKNAQPLSN